Proteins encoded together in one Impatiens glandulifera chromosome 1, dImpGla2.1, whole genome shotgun sequence window:
- the LOC124919294 gene encoding uncharacterized protein LOC124919294, whose protein sequence is MAWLARSIANSLRLDEDDEHHTDNASDNTLQIDSTDQSLQSDPLNPDRGVKEDLSELTKTLTRQFWGVASFLAPPPPPPPQSSSQQQQSSPVSNSGLDPESSDSAGIAGIRSDFAEIGGRVRSGISKLSNNINVSEITKIASNFLQLGPEGDEEYESSGIAVGVTEEVVEFVRDIAMHPDTWLDFPLLDDSEENDDEFDMSDIQQEHALAVERLAPRLAALRIELCPGYMTEGLFWKIYFILLHPKLNKHDADLLSTPQIVKARASLTQEMQSETNSELESISNPSIAGYESISLEPSMIIQSSHPTESNNNDDFETDKHPVQTVEIPIVDKSVVIDQNSHPISSSPRIIEKYEDDGDDWLKEEEDSSEEVVGPAGISTTIENEEDVSFSDLEEDDDIPSKKEKYGSDSSNKDSRDWVQLSRSSTASAKELDGVKEVTAKESNDWLDIDEIDMD, encoded by the exons ATGGCGTGGCTGGCGCGATCCATCGCCAATTCTCTCAGACTCGATGAAGACGATGAACACCACACTGATAATGCATCCGACAATACCCTCCAAATCGATTCCACCGACCAAAGCCTTCAATCCGATCCTCTTAATCCCGATCGAGGTGTCAAAGAAGATCTCTCCGAGCTCACCAAAACCCTAACTCGCCAGTTCTGGGGCGTTGCCTCCTTTCTCGctcctccacctcctcctcctcctcagtcATCATCGCAGCAGCAACAGTCATCTCCCGTCTCTAATTCCGGTCTCGATCCGGAATCTTCTGACTCGGCGGGAATAGCAGGAATAAGGAGCGACTTTGCGGAGATCGGTGGGAGGGTTCGAAGTGGGATTTCCAAGCTCTCGAACAACATTAATGTATCCGAGATCACTAAAATTGCTTCCAACTTTCTGCAATTAGGGCCGGAAGGGGATGAAGAATATGAATCGTCTGGGATAGCTGTTGGTGTTACCGAAGAAGTGGTCGAGTTCGTTAGGGATATCGCGATGCATCCTGATACTTGGCTGGATTTTCCTTTGCTTGACGATAGTGAAGAAAATGATGACG AATTCGATATGTCTGACATTCAACAAGAGCACGCATTGGCTGTTGAGCGTCTGGCACCAAGATTAGCTGCTCTCAGAATTGAACTTTGTCCGGGCTACATGACCGAAGGTTTATTTTGGAAGATCTATTTTATACTTCTTCATCCTAAGCTTAATAAACATGATGCTGATCTTCTTTCCACACCTCAG ATAGTGAAGGCAAGAGCCTCATTGACGCAAGAAATGCAGAGTGAAACTAACTCCGAGCTCGAGTCTATTTCCAATCCTTCAATTGCCGGTTACGAATCCATATCCCTGGAGCCATCCATGATCATACAATCATCCCATCCCACAGAAAGTAATAATAACGACGATTTCGAGACAGATAAGCATCCTGTACAAACTGTAGAGATTCCAATCGTAGACAAATCTGTAGTCATCGACCAAAACTCCCATCCCATCTCTTCCTCCCCAAGAATCATCGAGAAATACGAAGACGATGGCGATGACTGGCTGAAGGAGGAAGAAGATAGTAGTGAGGAGGTGGTGGGCCCTGCAGGAATCTCTACTACTATAGAGAACGAAGAAGATGTATCCTTTAGCGATCTCGAGGAAGATGACGATATTCCGagtaagaaagagaaatatgggTCGGATTCTTCGAACAAAGACTCGCGCGATTGGGTTCAGTTGAGCAGAAGCTCGACTGCTTCTGCTAAGGAATTGGATGGTGTTAAAGAGGTAACTGCAAAGGAATCTAATGACTGGCTTGATATTGATGAGATTGACATGGACTAA